From Desulfallas thermosapovorans DSM 6562, the proteins below share one genomic window:
- a CDS encoding PaaI family thioesterase gives MNYLRSRVKGSDHMCFGCSPANPIGLKLKFKMDGDICRTEFEAGEEHQGWNGYMHGGLIAALLDETMAWWLWLKDISIMTVEMNTRYSIGVPIKTRLVVESWCEEVKRDRLYLMAGRIILPGGKTAVKATAKFMKIDPAQI, from the coding sequence GTGAATTACCTGCGAAGTAGAGTAAAGGGCAGTGACCACATGTGCTTTGGCTGCAGCCCGGCCAATCCCATTGGCTTGAAACTAAAATTTAAAATGGATGGTGATATTTGCCGTACCGAATTTGAGGCGGGGGAAGAGCACCAGGGCTGGAACGGTTATATGCACGGGGGCCTTATTGCCGCCTTGCTGGATGAAACAATGGCCTGGTGGCTGTGGTTGAAGGATATTTCCATTATGACGGTGGAAATGAACACCCGGTACAGTATCGGGGTGCCCATAAAAACCAGGCTTGTGGTGGAATCGTGGTGCGAAGAGGTAAAAAGGGACAGGCTTTATTTAATGGCCGGGCGGATCATACTGCCTGGCGGCAAGACCGCCGTCAAGGCTACGGCCAAGTTTATGAAGATTGACCCGGCGCAAATATAG
- the smpB gene encoding SsrA-binding protein SmpB — translation MSAKTIVNRKARHEYHIDETYEAGIALSGTEIKSIRAGKANLQDSYARIENGELVLYNMHISPYEQGNRFNHEPKRPRKLLMHKREIMRLFGQTREKGLSLIPLKVYFKNGKWAKIELALARGKKKFDKREDIAARDAKREMDRAMKDRQRF, via the coding sequence ATGTCGGCCAAGACAATTGTAAACCGCAAGGCACGTCATGAGTATCATATTGATGAAACCTATGAAGCCGGTATCGCTTTGTCCGGCACGGAAATCAAGTCCATACGGGCCGGTAAAGCCAATCTTCAGGATAGTTACGCCCGGATTGAAAACGGCGAACTGGTGTTGTATAATATGCATATAAGCCCCTATGAACAGGGCAACCGGTTTAACCATGAACCCAAGCGCCCGCGGAAGCTGTTGATGCACAAGCGGGAAATCATGCGGCTGTTCGGGCAAACCAGGGAAAAGGGTTTATCACTTATCCCCCTTAAGGTGTACTTTAAAAATGGTAAATGGGCTAAAATTGAGCTGGCCCTGGCCCGGGGCAAAAAGAAATTCGACAAACGGGAAGATATTGCCGCCCGGGACGCCAAAAGAGAAATGGACCGGGCCATGAAAGATAGGCAAAGGTTTTAG
- a CDS encoding HD domain-containing protein, producing MTREEAYKLLKQHLKNKNLIKHSLAVEAVMRRLAEHFNEDVEKWGLAGLLHDIDYDRTKDDPHRHSLEGADLLADKGLPGDVVYAVRVHNEAHGLPRKTLMDKALYSTDPLTGLIVAGALVRPEKKLSAVDVTFLKKKYGEKAFARGANREIIAACSEMGLELEEFLALGLEAMQGIAGEMGL from the coding sequence ATGACCAGAGAAGAGGCATATAAACTCTTAAAACAGCATTTAAAAAACAAAAATTTGATAAAACACTCCCTGGCCGTGGAGGCTGTGATGCGGCGCCTGGCTGAACATTTCAATGAGGATGTTGAGAAGTGGGGCCTGGCGGGGCTGCTGCATGATATTGATTACGATCGTACAAAGGATGACCCGCATAGACACAGCTTGGAGGGGGCCGATTTGCTGGCGGATAAGGGACTGCCCGGCGATGTGGTGTATGCTGTGCGGGTGCATAACGAGGCCCACGGCTTACCCCGTAAAACGCTTATGGACAAGGCGTTGTATTCCACCGACCCGCTGACCGGGTTAATTGTTGCCGGGGCGCTGGTAAGACCGGAAAAGAAGCTGTCCGCTGTGGATGTTACCTTCCTCAAGAAAAAATATGGAGAAAAGGCTTTCGCCCGGGGTGCCAACCGTGAAATAATTGCGGCTTGCTCTGAAATGGGACTGGAGCTTGAAGAGTTTTTGGCCCTGGGTTTGGAAGCCATGCAGGGCATTGCTGGTGAAATGGGATTGTGA